A genomic stretch from Desulfotignum balticum DSM 7044 includes:
- a CDS encoding 4Fe-4S dicluster domain-containing protein: MDKFLTVDADKCTGCRLCEQVCSVMHEGVSNPAKSRIQVVKWEQEGIYIPVICKQCEDAPCMNVCPVRAISRDPDFGFVKVDHEVCIGCRSCVGICPFGAMGYNDTTHQVFKCDLCGGDPQCVRFCEVNALEYVSADRVSSQKKRKGAARQSAAERQAVALG, translated from the coding sequence ATGGATAAATTTCTGACAGTTGATGCAGATAAATGCACGGGGTGCCGCCTGTGTGAACAGGTGTGCTCAGTCATGCACGAAGGGGTTTCCAATCCCGCCAAAAGCCGGATCCAGGTGGTGAAATGGGAGCAGGAAGGGATTTATATCCCGGTGATCTGCAAACAGTGTGAAGATGCGCCCTGCATGAATGTGTGCCCGGTACGGGCCATTTCAAGGGACCCGGATTTCGGGTTTGTAAAAGTGGATCACGAGGTATGCATCGGGTGCCGGTCCTGTGTGGGGATCTGTCCTTTCGGCGCCATGGGATATAATGACACCACACACCAGGTGTTCAAGTGTGATTTGTGCGGCGGCGATCCCCAGTGTGTGAGATTCTGCGAAGTGAATGCCCTGGAATATGTGTCTGCGGACCGGGTTTCATCCCAGAAGAAACGCAAAGGCGCGGCCCGGCAGTCAGCGGCGGAACGGCAGGCCGTGGCCCTGGGATAA